The window GGTACCTACTCTGTCTTTTAGCCAGTTTTATCTTCCCCATTATGATTCGTTTGTTACACGTAGCTCAACTTGTGTTTGGGGGTAGTGCTTGTTGAAGTTTGTGAGATATAGAAACTTTCACTTTCATATAGATAAGTTCTTGTTAGCTTTCATCGAAGTTGGGATTTATAATGCAGAACTGGTATTATCAGCATAAACAGAGTAGATATATACAGATTGAACTTGTCATATTAGATTTGCTTCTATGGCATAACACCAGAGATTGGATTAATGTATGTTTTGGTAGCATCAATGTGGTATCATCGGCTTTTGAGGGACAGTCTGCGGTGAACAGGCAAAGGATGGTCTACAAAGCCATTTGGGAAGAGCTTCAGAACGTAGTTCATGCTGTTGATCAAATGACTACAAAGACTCCTTCAGAAGTTTGAAACACTAAAATGCCTTTTCAATATCTCTATTACAACACTTGAATTTTATCAATATCGGTCTCTTCTTGAACGTGAGTGTGGTGGCTCCTCAGATCAGATTCCTTCTGATGCAGCCATAGAGGCATAGACTAGTCACTGGATATTGAAACTACTTGTAACGCACGactgttggttttgttgattgCAGGTCTCTCAGACAAAGTCCATTGATCAAGACACCTGTGTCTTGGGTATTGGAACGTGGAAGATCATACCGTGACCCTCTAGTTCACTCGAATTTAGGTGACTGAACCAGTGGAGGAATGTTAGGGCTTTTCTATGTACCGAAATTTTGGTCTTGCCTCTGTATACATGTTCTCCAATGAAACACACGAAGTCTGTCAAACCTCAAAAACCGTATTTGCATTAGTCGCTGATTAAGTGTAGAATAGACTGAATAATGTAATGTTTTGCAAAGATATTTTggtcataaaaataaaacatcaaaactgATTTTTAACAGCCATTGTTAGCTGAATTGTCTTTGTAAATTTAAAGTATTCAGAATTTAACTGTATTTTATTGTAATGATATGATAGCTTTTTGATGTTCGTATAATCACAATAATATttaggtgaaaattacaaaaattgaagTACATATggtttttgtagtttatatagcaaaatatcaaaaataattttgaatattttcagttattaattattattttactatatttattactaaGAAACACCTTAATTTGGTTCtaccaataatcaacaaaattttccttttctcttaacaaagtttcttcttcccttcttattattaaaaattgctTTAAGAAACAACTAACAAACACACTGATGAGGATAGTCTTATTACTCGTAAGCGGCGCAAGGAAGATTCTATGCGCAAActcctttcttcttcgattccttgctctctctctctctctttgatcgATCACTAGTCTTAAACTTTCTCGATTGACGTTTAAATCTGAACAAGATTGAATCTTGATTTCtgtggtttatgttttttccGATTTTGCTTCTACTCCACGTTGTccccttcttctttctttttgctcctccacattaataaaaattttgttttcttctctccgACGATAttagccaccaccaccaccaactccaGTTTGCGATTTTACGAATAAAATTATTGTGTTATTCTCGTAATGGTAATGTTTCTTTCctcaatctttttgtttctttccctGGGAGAATGTTAAAGAGTGTTACTGAGAATGCTGCGTtggttagaagaaaaaaaagatttagattagggtttcttctCGAGATTGAAATCAAAGATTTAGTCTTTATACATTGTGGACTTCTCCTCAATGAGAGAATGAGTAGTAATCCGAGTTTCTCGTGATTTAGTTAGTTTATGGATAAATCCCAGAGTTGAGAATGAGACAGAATGAGTTATATAAAAGTTAAagtttctcccttttttttttttgtttaattNNNNNNNNNNNNNNNNNNNNNNNNNNNNNNNNNNNNNNNNNNNNNNNNNNNNNNNNNNNNNNNNNNNNNNNNNNNNNNNNNNNNNNNNNNNNNNNNNNNNNNNNNNNNNNNNNNNNNNNNNNNNNNNNNNNNNNNNNNNNNNNNNNNNNNNNNNNNNNNNNNNNNNNNNNNNNNNNNNNNNNNNNNNNNNNNNNNNNNNNNNNNNNNNNNNNNNNNNNNNNNNNNNNNNNNNNNNNNNNNNNNNNNNNNNNNNNNNNNNNNNNNNNNNNNNNNNNNNNNNNNNNNNNNNNNNNNNNNNNNNNNNNNNNNNNNNNNNNNNNNNNNNNNNNNNNNNNNNNNNNNNNNNNNNNNNNNNNNNNNNNNNNNNNNNNNNNNNNNNNNNNNNNNNNNNNNNNNNNNNNNNNNNNNNNNNNNNNNNNNNNNNNNNNNNNNNNNNNNNNNNNNNNNNNNNNNNNNNNNNNNNNNNNNNNNNNNNNNNNNNNNNNNNNNNNNNNNNNNNNNNNNNNNNNNNNNNNNNNNNNNNNNNNNNNNNNNNNNNNNNNNNNNNNNNNNNNNNNNNNNNNNNNNNNNNNNNNNNNNNNNNNNNNNNNNNNNNNNNNNNNNNNNNNNNNNNNNNNNNNNNNNNNNNNNNNNNNNNNNNNNNNNNNNNNNNNNNNNNNNNNNNNNNNNNNNNNNNNNNNNNNNNNNNNNNNNNNNNNNNNNNNNNNNNNNNNNNNNNNNNNNNNNNNNNNNNNNNNNNNNNNNNNNNNNNNNNNNNNNNNNNNNNNNNNNNNNNNNNNNNNNNNNNNNNNNNNNNNNNNNNNNNNNNNNNNNNNNNNNNNNNNNNNNNNNNNNNNNNNNNNNNNNNNNNNNNNNNNNNNNNNNNNNNNNNNNNNNNNNNNNNNNNNNNNNNNNNNNNNNNNNNNNNNNNNNNNNNNNNNNNNNNNNNNNNNNNNNNNNNNNNNNNNNNNNNNNNNNNNNNNNNNNNNNNNNNNNNNNNNNNNNNNNNNNNNNNNNNNNNNNNNNNNNNNNNNNNNNNNNNNNNNNNNNNNNNNNNNNNNNNNNNNNNNNNNNNNNNNNNNNNNNNNNNNNNNNNNNNNNNNNNNNNNNNNNNNNNNNNNNNNNNNNNNNNNNNNNNNNNNNNNNNNNNNNNNNNNNNNNNNNNNNNNNNNNNNNNNNNNNNNNNNNNNNNNNNNNNNNNNNNNNNNNNNNNNNNNNNNNNNNNNNNNNNNNNNNNNNNNNNNNNNNNNNNNNNNNNNNNNNNNNNNNNNNNNNNNNNNNNNNNNNNNNNNTCAATAAGCCTTCTAGTAGATATCACAAAGGAGTGGAACAGAGGAAGAGCAGAAGATCGCATTCAAATCTGGAATCCACTTCAGGTTTGTTGTCAAAAATGGGAAACTCTGTGGGATCACTGGCCATGAATAAGAAGGATACTCAGAAGATACCAGGGGAGAGACATGCACAAGAAGCAAGAGAAAGTGGAAAATATTGTGTTGAGAAGAGGATCATTGGCGATTCGAAAGCTGGTCTTACTACTGAAAAGCAGGAGTACAGCGACATTTTTCTCCTTCGTTCAAGAAGACAGTCCCGAAGCACTCTTTCCAGTGAGCCTCAGTCACTGGATGATAACACGAGTAGGGTAGCAAGGGAAGCTAACGGTTTCAATAGCTCTTTAGGATTGAGATCTCAAACACCTCGTTCCTGTCCACTCTCTATCGACCTAGAGAGATATTCTGAAGATGTGATGTTGCCTCTTGGTACTGATCATTCAGGTAAAAAGGAACGGTTTGGTGGGAGAAGGCATTCAAAGACAGCTTCGAGGATATTTGATCAAGAAATACGTGAAGTTGAATCCAGAAAGGAGAGACACCATTCACCAAGCAAGCGGTTTAGTTTTAGCTTCGGTCGTCTCAGCAGAAGTTTCAGCGTGAAAGAGGATTCAGCTGTCCAACCTTTGACTTCTTCTGAGGATACCATCAAGTCTAGCTTAATGAGATTCGATGGTTCTGTTTGTCCATCTCAGTCAAGTAACTCGGAGAACCAGAACACTCATTGCAGATCATCTCGAGTTAGTCCTCTAAGACCGCTTCTTGACCCTTTACGGAAACCCAAAGGCTCTGAGAATGTTCTTTCAGCGAAAGCAAGATCGAGTTCTTCCAATTCAAACCCAACCAAGAGCGACACATCGAGAACCAGAGCTCTTTTTCAGCTAACGATCAGAAACGGTGTACCTCTGTTTCAGTTTGTGGTCGATGATAACAACAGCAACACCAGGAGCATTCTTGGGGGTTCAATGAAAAGCTCATCGCTCAAAGATGATTCTGTTCAGTACTGTACATTCTACTCTGTTAATGAagtcaagaagaaaaaaagcggAAGCTGGCTAATACATGGACACAAAGAGAAACACTGTGGGTTTGTCTACAATGTAATCGGTCAAATGCGGCTGAGCAACCCCATGAGCTCAGATATAACTGAGCAGAACTTGAAAAACATATCTTCTATCATCAGAGAATCTGTTCTGTTTGATGAGACAGAGCAAGTAAAAGGGAGAAAAGAGGTTGCAGCTGTAGTGATCAAAAAGAAGCTGGTAGAAGAAAACTGTATCGGCCTCGGCGAAACTAGTGTGATCATTCCAGGTGGCGTTCACACTTTCCCGGAGAAAGGAGCACCATCACCGTTGATTAGCCGGTGGAGATCTGGAGGGGTATGCGACTGCGGTGGCTGGGATGTTGGATGTAAACTCCATGTCCTCTCTAACAAATCACCTCTCCATGAGTTCAACCAAGGCTTCAAACTGTTCGATCAGGTAACATAATCATAACTAAGCAAAACAGTCTCAAATAACCATGTAAATCTGTGTATCTTTCTTTGTGTTTCTATTACgggttgttgttttttttgtttatatcgTGTTCTTAAAAGTAGTCTTTTAACATTGCAGGAAGTGAACGAACAAGAGTCAGGTCCGGCTTTGGCGATGACGGAGCTGAAGACAGGGATCTACAGTGTGGAGTTTGGTTCGTTTGTATCACCGTTGCAAGCTTTTTTTGTGTGCGTGACGGTCATAACATGTGCTGCCGAGGCAAAAACCACCGTAAAAGCTTCATCTCCTTTGGCTCCGCCTCTATCTCCTGTTAGTAGAGTCTAAACTCAGGACACAAACAGAGTATCTAATATGGTTGATTTAGTCTCGTCATAATTGCCCAACTTGTCCTTCTTGTTTTGTCtcgtggaaaaaaaaaaaaaagaagtctaaATCACAGAGAATACACTTACCACTCACTAGATAATAGATTCATGAAATATTTACGTAATGTTCCATTTGTTTTGTAGATCGTAAGTGAGTTTAGGCAATAGCATGATGTAGAATACAATACAGCAAACAAGTGGCAacaataaaacgaaaaaaatatatatatatatactgattaCTGAACCTCAAAACAACGATATTTTAGTGATTAATCACACAAAGACTATtatgttataataatattttagtgATTAATCACACAAAGACTATTATGTTGTTTGGTGTAATCGTACAGTCTAGATCTCTGAATTGACGAGATCAACTTGCTAAtattaaaaatgggaaaaatgttATTTGTGCGTGATTAGTTAGAACTTAAGATTAACATATTGCAgtaaaattaataacttaatgGCAATGGCATTTTTGATCAATGTCTTCGACCCAACAATAAAATCATCTTTGACCCATCTTTAACTACCGTctcgaagttttttttttaaatctttttagtATCTGTTTAAGTCGTTTACGTATCATTTATGCGCATTTTAGTTTCGGTAACATAATTTCAccaaatataattaacatttcATTTTCCAGTTATCATCTAGTAATCTAATATAGAACGTAACTAGTAGTATTGATATGGTCAGCAATATGCAACACAAAAGACGATGTCGCTAAATGATTGAGTAGTTGAGAATTGAGATGACTTGATGCCATCCATGGCCATGTTTTTGAGTTACGGTTGCTATGATCGAAATTGGGCTTTAAATGACAGTTTACagaatttatattatatagccCATTTAGGTCCAAAGCATACTTATACCCCAtccttttttattataattttatttgtttaaagaaatATTCCCGAAACGAGCGTCCCATTAActactataaaataaaaaatactagtCCTGGGCAAACGGTAAACTcgggtttttcgggtcgggtctTTTGGTTTTGGCAAAATTCGGGTTTGAAAAAATCTGACCGAATTAAACCGAAATAGATTTTGGTTCGGGTCGGTCGGTACTCGGGTTAAATGGGTCGGTTATTGATTATATGTCTTCCGTAAGTAACCGATAGTTTTCATATTTCGGGTTATTTCACCCGAAATTacctaataaaaagaaaaacaagcacAAATACGAGACAATTCATTGTCTTACATCTGGTAACCATTACAGACCATTACATAAGCTGATGAGCTAGCATTGCATCAAGTTTAAGCTAGCAAAGTACCAAAAAATCATTACATAACCATGAAACACTTAAGTAGTTAAGCAAAGTTGTTTCTCATTAGTTGTTACACCACAACATGCAACTCCACATCCAAAAGTAGTCAAAAGAGCAGCTTACACCACAACATGCAACTCTTATGTGGTCTTGGTGGCTTAGCAGAAGCAGATGCTGGTGCTTTACGCGTCTTTCCAGTTTCAACCTCTTCAGTAACCTCAGGTTCAAGCAGCGGGTCTTTCTCATGGTGTTCTTCAGACATCTACAAAAGTTACACAAAACTGGGTTATCACAAATATAATAGACAAAGACATAACAAGCAACACAAGAATAATACAAAAANNNNNNNNNNNNNNNNNNNNNNNNNNNNNNNNNNNNNNNNNNNNNNNNNNNNNNNNNNNNNNNNNNNNNNNNNNNNNNNNNNNNNNNNNNNNNNNNNNNNNNNNNNNNNNNNNNNNNNNNNNNNNNNNNNNNNNNNNNNNNNNNNNNNNNNNNNNNNNNNNNNNNNNNNNNNNNNNNNNNNNNNNNNNNNNNNNNNNNNNNNNNNNNNNNNNNNNNNNNNNNNNNNNNNNNNNNNNNNNNNNNNNNNNNNNNNNNNNNNNNNNNNNNNNNNNNNNNNNNNNNNNNNNNNNNNNNNNNNNNNNNNNNNNNNNNNNNNNNNNNNNNNNNNNNNNNNNNNNNNNNNNNNNNNNNNNNNNNNNNNNNNNNNNNNNNNNNNNNNNNNNNNNNNNNNNNNNNNNNNNNNNNNNNNNNNNNNNNNNNNNNNNNNNNNNNNNNNNNNNNNNNNNNNNNNNNNNNNNNNNNNNNNNNNNNNNNNNNNNNNNNNNNNNNNNNNNNNNNNNNNNNNNNNNNNNNNNNNNNNNNNNNNNNNNNNNNNNNNNNNNNNNNNNNNNNNNNNNNNNNNNNNNNNNNNNNNNNNNNNNNNNNNNNNNNNNNNNNNNNNNNNNNNNNNNNNNNNNNNNNNNNNNNNNNNNNNNNNNNNNNNNNNNNNNNNNNNNNNNNNNNNNNNNNNNNNNNNNNNNNNNNNNNNNNNNNNNNNNNNNNNNNNNNNNNNNNNNNNNNNNNNNNNNNNNNNNNNNNNNNNNNNNNNNNNNNNNNNNNNNNNNNNNNNNNNNNNNNNNNNNNNNNNNNNNNNNNNNNNNNNNNNNNNNNNNNNNNNNNNNNNNNNNNNNNNNNNNNNNNNNNNNNNNNNNNNNNNNNNNNNNNNNNNNNNNNNNNNNNNNNNNNNNNNNNNNNNNNNNNNNNNNNNNNNNNNNNNNNNNNNNNNNNNNNNNNNNNNNNNNNNNNNNNNNNNNNNNNNNNNNNNNNNNNNNNNNNNNNNNNNNNNNNNNNNNNNNNNNNNNNNNNNNNNNNNNNNNNNNNNNNNNNNNNNNNNNNNNNNNNNNNNNNNNNNNNNNNNNNNNNNNNNNNNNNNNNNNNNNNNNNNNNNNNNNNNNNNNNNNNNNNNNNNNNNNNNNNNNNNNNNNNNNNNNNNNNNNNNNNNNNNNNNNNNNNNNNNNNNNNNNNNNNNNNNNNNNNNNNNNNNNNNNNNNNNNNNNNNNNNNNNNNNNNNNNNNNNNNNNNNNNNNNNNNNNNNNNNNNNNNNNNNNNNNNNNNNNNNNNNNNNNNNNNNNNNNNNNNNNNNNNNNNNNNNNNNNNNNNNNNNNNNNNNCCACCGTAAAAGCTTCATCTCCTTTGGCTCCGCCTCTATCTCCTGTTAGTAGAGTCTAAACTCAGGACACAAACAGAGTATCTAATATGGTTGATTTAGTCTCGTCATAATTGCCCAACTTGTCCTTCTTGTTTTGTCtcgtggaaaaaaaaaaaaaagaagtctaaATCACAGAGAATACACTTACCACTCACTAGATAATAGATTCATGAAATATTTACGTAATGTTCCATTTGTTTTGTAGATCGTAAGTGAGTTTAGGCAATAGCATGATGTAGAATACAATACAGCAAACAAGTGGCAacaataaaacgaaaaaaatatatatatatatactgattaCTGAACCTCAAAACAACGATATTTTAGTGATTAATCACACAAAGACTATtatgttataataatattttagtgATTAATCACACAAAGACTATTATGTTGTTTGGTGTAATCGTACAGTCTAGATCTCTGAATTGACGAGATCAACTTGCTAAtattaaaaatgggaaaaatgttATTTGTGCGTGATTAGTTAGAACTTAAGATTAACATATTGCAgtaaaattaataacttaatgGCAATGGCATTTTTGATCAATGTCTTCGACCCAACAATAAAATCATCTTTGACCCATCTTTAACTACCGTctcgaagttttttttttaaatctttttagtATCTGTTTAAGTCGTTTACGTATCATTTATGCGCATTTTAGTTTCGGTAACATAATTTCAccaaatataattaacatttcATTTTCCAGTTATCATCTAGTAATCTAATATAGAACGTAACTAGTAGTATTGATATGGTCAGCAATATGCAACACAAAAGACGATGTCGCTAAATGATTGAGTAGTTGAGAATTGAGATGACTTGATGCCATCCATGGCCATGTTTTTGAGTTACGGTTGCTATGATCGAAATTGGGCTTTAAATGACAGTTTACagaatttatattatatagccCATTTAGGTCCAAAGCATACTTATACCCCAtccttttttattataattttatttgtttaaagaaatATTCCCGAAACGAGCGTCCCATTAActactataaaataaaaaatactagtCCTGGGCAAACGGTAAACTcgggtttttcgggtcgggtctTTTGGTTTTGGCAAAATTCGGGTTTGAAAAAATCTGACCGAATTAAACCGAAATAGATTTTGGTTCGGGTCGGTCGGTACTCGGGTTAAATGGGTCGGTTATTGATTATATGTCTTCCGTAAGTAACCGATAGTTTTCATATTTCGGGTTATTTCACCCGAAATTacctaataaaaagaaaaacaagcacAAATACGAGACAATTCATTGTCTTACATCTGGTAACCATTACAGACCATTACATAAGCTGATGAGCTAGCATTGCATCAAGTTTAAGCTAGCAAAGTACCAAAAAATCATTACATAACCATGAAACACTTAAGTAGTTAAGCAAAGTTGTTTCTCATTAGTTGTTACACCACAGCATGCAACTCCACATCCAAAAGTAGTCAAAAGAGCAGCTTAGATGAAGTCAGTACTATACCAGTCCATTGTTAATAAGGCTTTGCTTATCTGCAtcaaaaaaagtcaaaagaagCAGCCTCTACCTACCTGTGCATAATGAAAATTAGAAAACCATAACAAAGAGTTAATAAATCTGATAacacaaatgaaacaaaaacttaacaATCTCTGATTTATACAGAATCGCAAACAATAACAGAGACTTAGATAGTTTGGTAAGGTTTAGTTTAGATTGTTAATCGTTTGCACTTTGATAATCTAAAGCTATTAACAATGCAAGgcaaaagtaaagaaaacataCCAATCTCCAATTATGATGAATCATGTTGGAGCTACCGTTGAGTTCCTTTCATCtacacaataaaacaaaatcataagtATATAAGagatttataaaactaaaaaacagaagaaatgaCTTAATTCTATTTAGTACTTACCAAGAGATTCAAGAAATTCAACTTCTTCCAACATTTGCACCAAGTTTGCTACTTGTGCTTCTGATTTATATGAACACCTTAACCATTGTTGGGTGCATATCAAAACCTCAACCATGAAAAGAGTTAAAGAACTCATATAAGGATCCAACACTCGGCCACTTGTACTAAAAGCGGATTCAGATGCCATAAATGAGACTTGAACTACTAGAACATCTCTAGCAAGTTCTGACAAGATCGAAAACTTTAAGCTATTGCACCTCCACCAGTTGAGAACATCATAAGGCAACTCCAAACTATTTTCTACTCTGACCTCAGATTTTTCAGACAAATAGACCTGCAACTCACTGCAGCCATCTTCAGTTCTCCTTAAGTCAACCATTTGACTGTAAAGTGTGTCCATCCGCTcacaatcttcatcatctgacAACTCAGACATGGCAATCGAGTCAGATTGTGAAGGAGCTTCATCGTGTACTGCCTGACTCAGCCTGGAACTGTAATCCTCATACAACTTCTTCATTGCATTTGAAACTTTAGATTCAAGTTGCTTACTCTCTATGGTGTCCTTACCATATAGCTGATCGAAGCAGAGGGAAGCAAACTTCATCTTATTGCGAGGATCAAAGATACTTGCCATAATGACTAAAGGATTCATGTGATGCAATCCATCCCAGTATTTCTCAAACTTATCTCTCATTGTATGAGCTTGCTTTCGGATCAAGGTTTCAGAGCTGCCACACTTAGCAATGAGACTCCTTTCGATGTCCACAATTTTACTATAACATAGTGTAGAAGTGACTGACTTAGAAGCTGAGAAGATCAAAGTACACTTGTAGAAGATTTTTAGGAACTTCACCAACCTTGAAACTTCCTCCCAGTCAGAATCGGTTGGTGGTccaactctctttttcttactcTTCTCCTCTATTTCCTCAAAATAATCACAATAGAGTTTGTCTTCAGCCTCCATCTTCTCAAAAGCAACCCTCAACTTCAAAGCAGAATTTAACATTAGATAAGTATAGTTCCAGCGTGTTATAATATCTAATGGCAAGCTACCTCTATTGACTTTTCCTGTTTTACACCTCATGGCAAAAGACCTAAGCCTACTGAAAGATGACCTCACATACTTGATTGCATTCCTGATCGCAACAATACTAGGATTTGACTCTTTGAAACCATTTCCAACAATCAAATTGAGAATGTGAGCACAACAACGCATATGTAAGAAATCCCCATTAGTAACTattgcttctcctcctctcaACCTTAACTCATCTTTCAAAGTATCCAGCGTCTTGTCATTACTCTTTGCATTATCAACTGTCACTGTAAAAACCTTCTCAATACCCCATTCTTCTAAGCAATCCAACAGTTGCCCTGCAATGGTGTCACCTTTGTGGTCTGTGATGACCTTAAAGCTGAGAATCCTCTTCTGCATCTCCCACTGAGCATTGATCCAATGAGCTGTGATCACCATGTAGTTGTAAGAGGTTACAGGACTTGTCCATATGTCTGTAGTCAGCAAAACCCGTTGTTTCTCAACACCAAACAGATTCTTCAAAGCAGCTTTCTCTTGAAGATAGATTCCAACTATATCTCTTGTACAACTCCTCCTAGAAAATGTCTTGTAGAGAGGCAAGACATTGAAACAAAAGCGTTTCCAGCCCTCAGATTCGACAAAGGAGAATGGCAACTCATTTACCACAACCATCTCATTAACTGATCTTCTAAATACATGCGGATCAAACTTGATAACCTTCAAATTCCCAGCACTATCACCACTTAGAACCTTCTATTTTTCCTTGTCATCATAATCCTTGTACTGCTTGCAGATTTTTAAGTGGCCTAACATCGGACTAGTGCCA is drawn from Camelina sativa cultivar DH55 chromosome 8, Cs, whole genome shotgun sequence and contains these coding sequences:
- the LOC104709992 gene encoding uncharacterized protein LOC104709992, with product NKPSSRYHKGVEQRKSRRSHSNLESTSGLLSKMGNSVGSLAMNKKDTQKIPGERHAQEARESGKYCVEKRIIGDSKAGLTTEKQEYSDIFLLRSRRQSRSTLSSEPQSLDDNTSRVAREANGFNSSLGLRSQTPRSCPLSIDLERYSEDVMLPLGTDHSGKKERFGGRRHSKTASRIFDQEIREVESRKERHHSPSKRFSFSFGRLSRSFSVKEDSAVQPLTSSEDTIKSSLMRFDGSVCPSQSSNSENQNTHCRSSRVSPLRPLLDPLRKPKGSENVLSAKARSSSSNSNPTKSDTSRTRALFQLTIRNGVPLFQFVVDDNNSNTRSILGGSMKSSSLKDDSVQYCTFYSVNEVKKKKSGSWLIHGHKEKHCGFVYNVIGQMRLSNPMSSDITEQNLKNISSIIRESVLFDETEQVKGRKEVAAVVIKKKLVEENCIGLGETSVIIPGGVHTFPEKGAPSPLISRWRSGGVCDCGGWDVGCKLHVLSNKSPLHEFNQGFKLFDQEVNEQESGPALAMTELKTGIYSVEFGSFVSPLQAFFVCVTVITCAAEAKTTVKASSPLAPPLSPVSRV